Proteins from one Pongo abelii isolate AG06213 chromosome 19, NHGRI_mPonAbe1-v2.0_pri, whole genome shotgun sequence genomic window:
- the TMEM235 gene encoding transmembrane protein 235 isoform X4 yields MARLGPLLLAAALGALLSFALLAAAVASDYWYILEVADAGNGSAWPGRAELLFSHSGLWRICEVLHRAVMVVLPLSLVLVCGWICGLLSSLAQSTPLLLFTGCYFLLGGVLTLAGVSIYISYSHLAFVETARQYGPQHVQGIRVSFGWSMALAWGSCALEAFSGTLLLSAAQTLSLSPPLCGHLSPQQVGGR; encoded by the exons ATGGCCCGGCTGGGCCCGCTGCTCCTGGCCGCCGCCCTGGGTGCGCTGCTCAGCTTCGCGCTCCTGGCCGCCGCGGTCGCCAGCGACTACTGGTACATCCTGGAGGTGGCGGACGCCGGCAATGGCAGCGCCTGGCCCGGGCGCGCAGAGCTGCTCTTCTCGCACTCGGGGCTCTGGCGCATCTGCGAAG TGCTGCACCGTGCAGTCATGGTGGTCCTGCCCCTGAGCCTGGTCCTCGTGTGCGGCTGGATCTGCGGCCTGCTCAGCTCCCTGGCCCAGAGCACACCTCTGCTGCTCTTCACCGGCTGCTACTTCCTGCTGGGGG GTGTCCTGACACTGGCGGGGGTCAGCATCTACATCAGCTACTCGCACCTGGCCTTTGTGGAGACGGCGCGGCAGTATGGCCCGCAGCACGTGCAGGGCATCCGCGTCAGCTTCGGCTGGTCCATGGCCCTGGCCTGGGGCTCCTGTGCCTTGGAGGCATTCAGCGGAACCCTGCTGCTCTCAGCTGCCCAGACCCTCAGCCTGAGCCCCCCACTCTGTGGTCATCTGAGTCCCCAgcaggtgggagggaggtga
- the TMEM235 gene encoding transmembrane protein 235 isoform X1, with translation MARLGPLLLAAALGALLSFALLAAAVASDYWYILEVADAGNGSAWPGRAELLFSHSGLWRICEGQNGCIPLVDPFASESLDVSASVQHLISLLPPPLCFQEDVSTQTCPSAVLLSLTTVLHRAVMVVLPLSLVLVCGWICGLLSSLAQSTPLLLFTGCYFLLGAQAETVTGNHPSADVVPAPTTCRVLAKRSSEGSPVPAAGHMRTTLKSRSPLDNEIRKNPNDPTLQPICVLTLAGVSIYISYSHLAFVETARQYGPQHVQGIRVSFGWSMALAWGSCALEAFSGTLLLSAAQTLSLSPPLCGHLSPQQVGGR, from the exons ATGGCCCGGCTGGGCCCGCTGCTCCTGGCCGCCGCCCTGGGTGCGCTGCTCAGCTTCGCGCTCCTGGCCGCCGCGGTCGCCAGCGACTACTGGTACATCCTGGAGGTGGCGGACGCCGGCAATGGCAGCGCCTGGCCCGGGCGCGCAGAGCTGCTCTTCTCGCACTCGGGGCTCTGGCGCATCTGCGAAG GGCAGAACGGCTGCATCCCGCTGGTCGACCCTTTCGCCAGTGAGAGCCTAGACGTCTCCGCCTCGGTGCAGCACCTCATCT CACTGCTTCCACCGCCCCTGTGTTTCCAAGAGGACGTTTCCACGCAGACCTGTCCCAGTGCTGTGCTGCTGTCCCTAACCACAG TGCTGCACCGTGCAGTCATGGTGGTCCTGCCCCTGAGCCTGGTCCTCGTGTGCGGCTGGATCTGCGGCCTGCTCAGCTCCCTGGCCCAGAGCACACCTCTGCTGCTCTTCACCGGCTGCTACTTCCTGCTGGGGG CACAGGCTGAGACTGTAACCGGTAACCACCCATCCGCTGACGTGGTTCCAGCTCCGACTACATGCCGAGTGCTGGCCAAGCGCTCCTCCGAAGGCTCCCCAGTCCCAGCTGCAG GCCACATGAGAACGACATTGAAGTCAAGGTCTCCTCTAGACAATGAAATCAGGAAGAATCCAAATGACCCGACCCTGCAGCCCATCT GTGTCCTGACACTGGCGGGGGTCAGCATCTACATCAGCTACTCGCACCTGGCCTTTGTGGAGACGGCGCGGCAGTATGGCCCGCAGCACGTGCAGGGCATCCGCGTCAGCTTCGGCTGGTCCATGGCCCTGGCCTGGGGCTCCTGTGCCTTGGAGGCATTCAGCGGAACCCTGCTGCTCTCAGCTGCCCAGACCCTCAGCCTGAGCCCCCCACTCTGTGGTCATCTGAGTCCCCAgcaggtgggagggaggtga
- the TMEM235 gene encoding transmembrane protein 235 isoform X5 — protein sequence MARLGPLLLAAALGALLSFALLAAAVASDYWYILEVADAGNGSAWPGRAELLFSHSGLWRICEGVLTLAGVSIYISYSHLAFVETARQYGPQHVQGIRVSFGWSMALAWGSCALEAFSGTLLLSAAQTLSLSPPLCGHLSPQQVGGR from the exons ATGGCCCGGCTGGGCCCGCTGCTCCTGGCCGCCGCCCTGGGTGCGCTGCTCAGCTTCGCGCTCCTGGCCGCCGCGGTCGCCAGCGACTACTGGTACATCCTGGAGGTGGCGGACGCCGGCAATGGCAGCGCCTGGCCCGGGCGCGCAGAGCTGCTCTTCTCGCACTCGGGGCTCTGGCGCATCTGCGAAG GTGTCCTGACACTGGCGGGGGTCAGCATCTACATCAGCTACTCGCACCTGGCCTTTGTGGAGACGGCGCGGCAGTATGGCCCGCAGCACGTGCAGGGCATCCGCGTCAGCTTCGGCTGGTCCATGGCCCTGGCCTGGGGCTCCTGTGCCTTGGAGGCATTCAGCGGAACCCTGCTGCTCTCAGCTGCCCAGACCCTCAGCCTGAGCCCCCCACTCTGTGGTCATCTGAGTCCCCAgcaggtgggagggaggtga
- the TMEM235 gene encoding transmembrane protein 235 isoform X2, giving the protein MARLGPLLLAAALGALLSFALLAAAVASDYWYILEVADAGNGSAWPGRAELLFSHSGLWRICEGQNGCIPLVDPFASESLDVSASVQHLISLLPPPLCFQEDVSTQTCPSAVLLSLTTVLHRAVMVVLPLSLVLVCGWICGLLSSLAQSTPLLLFTGCYFLLGAPTTCRVLAKRSSEGSPVPAAGVLTLAGVSIYISYSHLAFVETARQYGPQHVQGIRVSFGWSMALAWGSCALEAFSGTLLLSAAQTLSLSPPLCGHLSPQQVGGR; this is encoded by the exons ATGGCCCGGCTGGGCCCGCTGCTCCTGGCCGCCGCCCTGGGTGCGCTGCTCAGCTTCGCGCTCCTGGCCGCCGCGGTCGCCAGCGACTACTGGTACATCCTGGAGGTGGCGGACGCCGGCAATGGCAGCGCCTGGCCCGGGCGCGCAGAGCTGCTCTTCTCGCACTCGGGGCTCTGGCGCATCTGCGAAG GGCAGAACGGCTGCATCCCGCTGGTCGACCCTTTCGCCAGTGAGAGCCTAGACGTCTCCGCCTCGGTGCAGCACCTCATCT CACTGCTTCCACCGCCCCTGTGTTTCCAAGAGGACGTTTCCACGCAGACCTGTCCCAGTGCTGTGCTGCTGTCCCTAACCACAG TGCTGCACCGTGCAGTCATGGTGGTCCTGCCCCTGAGCCTGGTCCTCGTGTGCGGCTGGATCTGCGGCCTGCTCAGCTCCCTGGCCCAGAGCACACCTCTGCTGCTCTTCACCGGCTGCTACTTCCTGCTGGGGG CTCCGACTACATGCCGAGTGCTGGCCAAGCGCTCCTCCGAAGGCTCCCCAGTCCCAGCTGCAG GTGTCCTGACACTGGCGGGGGTCAGCATCTACATCAGCTACTCGCACCTGGCCTTTGTGGAGACGGCGCGGCAGTATGGCCCGCAGCACGTGCAGGGCATCCGCGTCAGCTTCGGCTGGTCCATGGCCCTGGCCTGGGGCTCCTGTGCCTTGGAGGCATTCAGCGGAACCCTGCTGCTCTCAGCTGCCCAGACCCTCAGCCTGAGCCCCCCACTCTGTGGTCATCTGAGTCCCCAgcaggtgggagggaggtga
- the TMEM235 gene encoding transmembrane protein 235 isoform X3: MARLGPLLLAAALGALLSFALLAAAVASDYWYILEVADAGNGSAWPGRAELLFSHSGLWRICEGQNGCIPLVDPFASESLDVSASVQHLILLHRAVMVVLPLSLVLVCGWICGLLSSLAQSTPLLLFTGCYFLLGGVLTLAGVSIYISYSHLAFVETARQYGPQHVQGIRVSFGWSMALAWGSCALEAFSGTLLLSAAQTLSLSPPLCGHLSPQQVGGR, encoded by the exons ATGGCCCGGCTGGGCCCGCTGCTCCTGGCCGCCGCCCTGGGTGCGCTGCTCAGCTTCGCGCTCCTGGCCGCCGCGGTCGCCAGCGACTACTGGTACATCCTGGAGGTGGCGGACGCCGGCAATGGCAGCGCCTGGCCCGGGCGCGCAGAGCTGCTCTTCTCGCACTCGGGGCTCTGGCGCATCTGCGAAG GGCAGAACGGCTGCATCCCGCTGGTCGACCCTTTCGCCAGTGAGAGCCTAGACGTCTCCGCCTCGGTGCAGCACCTCATCT TGCTGCACCGTGCAGTCATGGTGGTCCTGCCCCTGAGCCTGGTCCTCGTGTGCGGCTGGATCTGCGGCCTGCTCAGCTCCCTGGCCCAGAGCACACCTCTGCTGCTCTTCACCGGCTGCTACTTCCTGCTGGGGG GTGTCCTGACACTGGCGGGGGTCAGCATCTACATCAGCTACTCGCACCTGGCCTTTGTGGAGACGGCGCGGCAGTATGGCCCGCAGCACGTGCAGGGCATCCGCGTCAGCTTCGGCTGGTCCATGGCCCTGGCCTGGGGCTCCTGTGCCTTGGAGGCATTCAGCGGAACCCTGCTGCTCTCAGCTGCCCAGACCCTCAGCCTGAGCCCCCCACTCTGTGGTCATCTGAGTCCCCAgcaggtgggagggaggtga